In one Phyllostomus discolor isolate MPI-MPIP mPhyDis1 chromosome 8, mPhyDis1.pri.v3, whole genome shotgun sequence genomic region, the following are encoded:
- the LOC114503164 gene encoding LOW QUALITY PROTEIN: olfactory receptor 1P1-like (The sequence of the model RefSeq protein was modified relative to this genomic sequence to represent the inferred CDS: substituted 1 base at 1 genomic stop codon), producing the protein MAGGNQTTFFGFLLWGLSEHPEQQHILFLLFLWMYVVTVAGNLLVVLAIGTDTHLHTPMYFFLAILSCADILFTSTTVPKALVNIQSQSRSISYAGCLAQLYFFLTFGDMDIFLLATMAYDRYMAICHPLHYMMIMNRQHCTLLVTVYWTLMSLVALAHTFLIFWLSFCSKNIIPDFFCDLGPVMKVFCSDTWVNQLVLLFLGGAVILIPFMPTLVSYIHIFLAILRVPSAQGRYKAFSTCGSHLVVVALSFGTVIRAYLCLSSSSPNXVLEDTAAAVMYTLVTPLLNPFIYSLRNKDMKGALRRLLRGKVSFSWGK; encoded by the coding sequence ATGGCAGGAGGGAACCAGACGACTTTCTTTGGGTTCCTCCTCTGGGGACTCTCAGAGCATCCAGAGCAGCAGCACATCCTCTTCCTGCTGTTCCTGTGGATGTATGTGGTCACTGTGGCTGGGAACCTACTTGTTGTCCTGGCCATTGGCACTGACACACATCTCCACacgcccatgtacttcttccttgCAATCCTTTCCTGTGCAGACATCCTTTTCACTTCCACCACTGTGCCCAAGGCCCTGGTGAACATTCAGTCCCAGAGCAGATCCATTTCCTATGCAGGATGCCTGGCTCAGCTCTACTTCTTCTTGACATTTGGGGATATGGACATCTTCCTTCTGGCCACAATGGCGTATGACCGCTACATGGCCATCTGCCACCCTCTCCACTACATGATGATCATGAACCGCCAGCACTGCACCCTCCTGGTTACCGTCTACTGGACCCTTATGAGTCTTGTTGCCTTGGCCCACACCTTCCTCATATTCTGGCTCTCCTTCTGCTCTAAGAATATCATTCCTGACTTCTTCTGTGATCTGGGACCTGTGATGAAGGTGTTCTGCTCAGACACTTGGGTCAATCAGCTTGTGCTCCTCTTCTTGGGGGGAGCAGTCATTTTAATCCCCTTTATGCCCACCCTGGTCTCTTATATCCACATCTTTTTAGCCATCCTGAGGgtcccctctgcccagggaaggtacaaggccttctccacctgtggGTCCCACCTTGTTGTTGTTGCCCTGTCCTTTGGTACGGTGATCAGAGCTTATCTTTGCCTCTCGTCCTCGTCCCCCAACTGAGTACTAGAGGACACAGCTGCTGCTGTCATGTACACACTGGTGACTCCCCTGCTGAACCCCTTCATTTATAGTTTGCGGAACAAGGACATGAAAGGAGCCTTGAGAAGACTTCTCAGGGGCAAAGTCTCCTTCTCATGGGGCAAGTAA
- the LOC114503923 gene encoding LOW QUALITY PROTEIN: olfactory receptor 1G1-like (The sequence of the model RefSeq protein was modified relative to this genomic sequence to represent the inferred CDS: substituted 2 bases at 2 genomic stop codons), with amino-acid sequence MIPSHTRRSTLASXVSFRVHNPGLANLIQLSSLSTYRXMGWQNLSSISEFFLLGLAEQPEQQEVLFGLFLSMYMVTVAGNLLIILAIITDAQLHTPMYFFLVNLSLTDTGLVSTTVPKMLANIWIQNQVISYAGCVSQLYFFLLFGILEALLLAVMAYDRYVAICHPLHYTMVMSPGLCVLLVSASWIMSGLYSLLHTLLMNSLSFCAEHKIPHFFCDINPLLRLSCTDPFINELVIFSIGGVTGLVCVLSLIISYTYVFLTIWKIPSTQGKQKALSTCSSHLSVVSLFFGTTSCVYFSPPSTHSSLNGAVASVMYVAVTPMLNPFIYSLRNRDIKSSLRKLIWVRKNYPPW; translated from the coding sequence atGATTCCATCTCATACAAGAAGATCAACATTGGCATCTTGAGTAAGTTTCAGAGTTCACAATCCAGGGCTTGCCAATCTCATTCAGTTATCTTCACTTTCGACTTACAGATAAATGGGATGGCAAAACCTAAGCAGCATCTCCGAATTTTTCCTCCTGGGACTCGCAGAGCAGCCAGAGCAACAGGAGGTCCTCTTTGGGCTCTTCCTGTCCATGTACATGGTCACAGTGGCAGGCAACCTCCTCATCATCCTGGCCATCATCACCGATGCTCAACTCCACACACCTATGTACTTCTTCCTGGTCAACCTCTCCCTCACTGACACTGGTCTTGTGTCCACTACAGTCCCCAAGATGCTGGCAAACATATGGATCCAGAATCAGGTCATCTCTTATGCAGGTTGTGTATCACaactatatttttttctactgtttGGGATACTGGAGGCATTGCTCTTAGCagtcatggcctatgaccgctatgtggccataTGCCACCCACTCCATTACACTATGGTCATGAGCCCTGGGCTCTGTGTCCTCCTAGTGTCTGCATCCTGGATCATGAGCGGCCTCTATTCCCTCCTACACACACTGTTGATGAACAGCCTGTCCTTCTGTGCAGAGCACAAGATCCCACACTTCTTTTGTGACATCAACCCTCTTCTGAGACTGTCCTGCACAGACCCCTTCATCAATGAGCTGGTGATCTTCAGCATCGGAGGTGTCACGGGCCTGGTGTGTGTGCTTAGCCTGATTATCTCTTACACATACGTTTTCTTGACAATCTGGAAGATCCCATCCACTCAGGGGAAGCAGAAAGCCCTTTCTACCTGCAGCTCTCATCTCTCTGTGGTCTCTCTATTCTTCGGGACTACCTCTTGTGTTTATTTTAGTCCACCCTCAACCCACTCATCACTGAATGGTGCAGTTGCATCAGTGATGTATGTAGCAGTAACTCCAATGCTGAACCCTTTTATCTATAGCTTGAGGAACAGAGACATCAAGTCTTCCCTGAGAAAGCTAATTTGGGTTAGGAAAAATTATCCCCCTTGGTAG